The Kaustia mangrovi genome has a segment encoding these proteins:
- a CDS encoding dihydropteroate synthase: MTAMTETVLASATREIAIGFDRPFCVIGERINPTGRKKLAEEMRNGDYSTVERDALAQVQAGAIMLDVNAGIPLADEPRILAETIRLVQSLVDVPLSIDSSIIDALEAGLAAYQGRPLVNSVTGEDESLERVLPLVKKYDCAVVAISNDETGISEDPDVRFEVARKIVNRAQDHGIKPADVVVDPLVMPIGAMGTAGRQVFHLLRRLKDELKVNSTCGASNVSFGLPNRRALNGHFLSMAASAGLTSAIMNPLHAEDMTAIMAANVLNGVDRDCRAWVRAFREPAPVAIDGAGGSEADQRRRDRENRRRRRSA; this comes from the coding sequence ATGACTGCCATGACGGAAACGGTGCTGGCTTCGGCCACCAGGGAGATCGCGATCGGCTTCGACCGGCCCTTCTGCGTGATCGGCGAGCGCATCAACCCGACCGGGCGCAAGAAGCTCGCCGAGGAGATGCGCAATGGCGACTATTCGACGGTCGAGCGGGACGCGCTCGCCCAGGTGCAGGCCGGCGCGATCATGCTCGATGTCAATGCCGGCATCCCGCTCGCCGACGAGCCGCGGATCCTGGCGGAGACCATCCGGCTCGTCCAGAGCCTCGTCGACGTGCCGCTGTCGATCGATTCCTCCATCATCGACGCGCTCGAGGCGGGCCTTGCCGCCTATCAGGGCCGCCCGCTGGTCAATTCCGTCACCGGCGAGGACGAGAGCCTGGAGCGCGTGCTTCCGCTCGTGAAGAAGTACGATTGCGCGGTGGTGGCGATCTCCAACGACGAGACCGGCATCTCCGAGGATCCGGATGTGCGCTTCGAGGTCGCCAGGAAGATCGTCAACCGCGCGCAGGATCACGGCATCAAGCCCGCCGATGTGGTGGTCGATCCGCTGGTCATGCCGATCGGCGCCATGGGCACGGCGGGCCGGCAGGTCTTCCACCTGCTGCGCCGGCTCAAGGACGAGCTGAAGGTGAACTCCACCTGCGGCGCCTCCAACGTGTCCTTCGGTCTGCCCAACCGGCGCGCTCTCAACGGGCACTTCCTCTCGATGGCGGCGTCCGCAGGACTTACATCTGCAATCATGAACCCGCTGCACGCGGAGGACATGACCGCGATCATGGCGGCCAATGTGCTCAATGGCGTCGACCGGGACTGTCGCGCCTGGGTGCGCGCCTTCCGCGAGCCCGCCCCGGTCGCCATAGACGGCGCCGGCGGCAGCGAGGCGGACCAGCGCCGCCGGGACCGCGAGAACAGGCGGCGACGGCGCTCCGCCTAG
- a CDS encoding virulence factor codes for MADVVVVFWRDIPAQVIVRSGRKCERRQLSDRFQEAIDMAAMRGGAAGTDAYLDEWRRAAAEPCGDDLAAEADRIAGTFEAAFDKPRLKNLADNGGWARPN; via the coding sequence ATGGCTGACGTGGTTGTCGTTTTCTGGCGGGACATCCCCGCCCAGGTGATCGTGCGCTCGGGCCGCAAGTGCGAGCGCAGGCAGCTCTCCGACCGGTTCCAGGAGGCCATAGACATGGCCGCCATGCGCGGCGGCGCGGCCGGCACGGACGCCTATCTGGACGAATGGCGCCGGGCCGCGGCGGAGCCCTGCGGCGACGATCTCGCCGCCGAGGCCGACCGCATCGCCGGCACGTTCGAGGCGGCCTTCGACAAGCCCCGCCTGAAAAACCTTGCCGACAATGGCGGCTGGGCGAGGCCGAACTGA
- a CDS encoding ASKHA domain-containing protein, which produces MSARQDKQDALVVFTPSGKRGRFPLGTPLLQAARTLGVDIDSVCGGRAICGRCQVGVSEGSFAKHGITSKADHLSPFSVNEKRYESKRAKLKAGRRLSCQATLMGDVVVDVPEDSQVHKQVVRKRPEARTIELDPVTRLYYVVVTEPDMHNPSGDLERLYEALFEQWGIEEAYTDLRTLQYLQTALREGEWRVTVAMYHGHIRSYNRIVAVWPGFHDKIYGVAVDVGSTTIAAHLCDLSSGEVIASQGLMNPQIRFGEDLMSRVSYVMMNPGGDQEMTTAVHEAINVLIGQVAAEAMIDLTDIVEAVFVGNPIMHHLLLGIDPTELGGAPFALATAGSKTLWASELSLTMHPDARIYVLPCIAGHVGADAAAVVLSEGPHLQDENWLIVDVGTNAEIVLGNRHRLLACSSPTGPAFEGAQIASGQRAAPGAIERIRIDPETLEPRYKIIGSDLWSDEPGFEEATERTGITGICGSGIIEALAEMYLAGIISHEGVIDGALAAKTGRVQPDGRTFSYLIREGEPEIRITQTDIRQIQLAKAALHAGAQLLMDQMEIDHVDRITLAGAFGSHIDVTHAMILGMIPDCPLDKVASAGNAASTGARIALLNNNARREIEEVVKRIEKIETAIEPRFQEHFVAAMAFPHKTAAYANLRQAVKLPPPKHVTFAEADGRTARKRRRRPA; this is translated from the coding sequence ATGAGCGCACGACAGGACAAGCAGGACGCACTGGTCGTCTTCACCCCGTCGGGCAAGCGCGGCCGGTTCCCGCTCGGCACGCCGCTTCTCCAGGCGGCGCGCACGCTCGGCGTCGATATCGACTCCGTGTGCGGCGGCCGCGCCATTTGCGGGCGCTGCCAGGTCGGCGTTTCGGAAGGCTCGTTTGCCAAGCACGGCATCACCTCCAAGGCCGATCACCTCTCCCCCTTCTCCGTCAACGAGAAGCGCTACGAGTCCAAGCGCGCCAAGCTGAAGGCCGGGCGGCGGCTGTCCTGCCAGGCGACACTCATGGGCGACGTCGTCGTCGACGTGCCCGAGGACTCCCAGGTCCACAAGCAGGTCGTGCGCAAGCGCCCGGAGGCGCGCACCATCGAGCTCGATCCGGTCACGCGGCTCTATTACGTCGTCGTGACCGAGCCCGACATGCACAACCCGTCCGGCGATCTGGAACGGCTCTACGAGGCGCTCTTCGAGCAATGGGGCATCGAGGAGGCCTATACGGACCTGCGCACCCTGCAATATCTGCAGACGGCGCTGCGCGAGGGCGAGTGGCGGGTGACGGTCGCCATGTATCACGGCCATATCCGCTCCTATAACCGCATCGTCGCGGTATGGCCGGGCTTTCACGACAAGATCTACGGCGTCGCCGTCGATGTGGGCTCGACCACCATCGCCGCGCATCTGTGCGACCTCTCCTCCGGCGAGGTGATCGCCTCGCAGGGCCTCATGAACCCGCAGATCCGGTTCGGCGAGGACCTGATGAGCCGGGTCTCCTACGTGATGATGAACCCCGGCGGCGATCAGGAGATGACGACCGCCGTGCACGAGGCGATCAATGTGCTGATCGGCCAGGTGGCGGCGGAGGCGATGATCGACCTCACCGACATCGTGGAAGCCGTCTTCGTCGGCAATCCGATCATGCACCACCTGCTTCTCGGCATCGATCCGACGGAGCTCGGCGGCGCGCCCTTCGCGCTGGCGACCGCCGGCTCCAAGACGCTGTGGGCGAGCGAGCTTTCGCTCACCATGCATCCGGACGCACGCATCTACGTTCTGCCCTGCATCGCCGGCCATGTGGGTGCGGACGCCGCCGCGGTGGTGCTGTCGGAGGGCCCCCATCTCCAGGACGAGAACTGGCTGATCGTCGATGTCGGCACCAATGCGGAGATCGTGCTCGGCAACCGCCACCGGCTGCTCGCCTGCTCCTCGCCCACCGGCCCCGCCTTCGAGGGCGCGCAGATCGCCTCCGGCCAGCGCGCGGCGCCCGGCGCCATCGAACGCATCCGCATCGACCCGGAGACGCTGGAACCGCGCTACAAGATCATCGGCTCGGACCTGTGGTCCGACGAGCCGGGCTTCGAGGAGGCGACGGAGCGCACCGGCATCACGGGCATCTGCGGCTCCGGCATCATCGAGGCGCTGGCGGAGATGTATCTCGCCGGCATCATCTCGCATGAGGGCGTGATCGACGGCGCGCTCGCCGCCAAGACGGGGCGCGTCCAGCCGGACGGGCGCACCTTCTCCTACCTCATCCGCGAGGGCGAGCCGGAGATCCGCATCACCCAGACCGATATCCGCCAGATCCAGCTCGCCAAGGCCGCGCTCCATGCCGGCGCGCAGCTCCTCATGGACCAGATGGAGATCGACCATGTGGACCGGATCACGCTGGCCGGCGCCTTCGGCAGCCATATCGACGTGACCCACGCCATGATCCTCGGCATGATCCCCGACTGCCCGCTCGACAAGGTCGCATCCGCCGGCAACGCGGCGAGCACGGGCGCGCGCATCGCGCTTTTGAACAACAATGCGCGCCGCGAGATCGAGGAGGTGGTCAAGCGCATCGAAAAGATCGAGACCGCCATCGAGCCGCGCTTCCAGGAGCATTTCGTGGCCGCCATGGCCTTCCCGCACAAGACGGCGGCCTACGCCAATCTGAGGCAGGCGGTGAAGCTGCCCCCGCCCAAGCACGTCACCTTCGCGGAAGCCGATGGCCGCACCGCCCGCAAGCGCCGCCGCCGGCCGGCGTGA